One genomic segment of Anguilla anguilla isolate fAngAng1 chromosome 2, fAngAng1.pri, whole genome shotgun sequence includes these proteins:
- the rangap1b gene encoding ran GTPase-activating protein 1b, with protein sequence MASDDVAQLAESLAKTCVDDGELSYKGQGLKLDTAESAEKLAREMEEFPDLQALRLEGNTIGVEAARVIAKALESRSQLQRCYWSDMFTGRLRSEIPPALSSLGNALMAAGACLTELDLSDNAFGPDGVKAIEPLLKSATCHTLRELRLNNCGMGIGGGKILAAALTECHKQSCAVGAPLRLKVFIAGRNRLENEGATALAKAFTLMGSLEEIHMPQNGINHPGVTALATAMQQNPHLRVINLNDNTFTKKGAIAMAKALKHLRSIQVLNFGDCLVRSEGAVAIAESLREGLPILKELNLSFGEVAEDAALAVARAVQDKPHLEKLDLNGNCLGEEGCETLRDTMDGMNMGDLLGSLSEDEGEPEDDDEGSESEAEEEDEDEEAEEEAEQASEGDVSSEEPQSRVSISASPPLSLDVSSFLSTPSPEGLLRLGPKRALLIEQQVDVADAGQTAEAFLKISSVYREDPEIKKAVLDSVDALLKKAFSSASFQTYNFISTLLMMLGLLKSEERVKTVAIVPGHMVALEHAVQQDYFPQDHIAALDDFVSSSNKALDSCTSPRSELKATVERRISPEC encoded by the exons ATGGCTTCAGATGATGTTGCCCAGTTGGCCGAATCGCTGGCCAAGACTTGCGTGGATGACGGGGAGCTAAGCTACAAGGGCCAGGGGCTGAAGCTGGACACTGCGGAGTCTG CGGAGAAGCTGGCGCGGGAGATGGAGGAGTTCCCGGatctgcaggcactgcggctgGAGGGGAACACGATTGGTGTGGAGGCGGCGAGGGTCATCGCCAAGGCCCTGGAGAGCAGGAGTCAGCTGCAG CGCTGCTACTGGAGTGACATGTTCACAGGCCGTCTGCGCTCGGAGATCCCTCCAGCTCTG AGCTCTCTGGGCAATGCGCTGATGGCGGCCGGGGCTTGCCTGACCGAGCTGGACCTGAGCGATAACGCGTTCGGACCCGACGGAGTGAAGGCCATCGAGCCGCTGCTCAAAAGCGCCACCTGTCACACCTTGCGAGAACTGCGGCTGAACAACTGTGGCATGGGGATTGGAGGGGGAAAG ATCCTTGCCGCAGCCTTGACGGAGTGCCACAAGCAGTCGTGTGCGGTGGGCGCCCCCCTGAGGCTGAAGGTGTTCATCGCTGGCAGGAACCGGCTGGAGAATGAGGGAGCCACAGCCCTGGCCAAAGCTTTCACG CTGATGGGCAGTCTGGAGGAGATCCACATGCCCCAGAACGGCATCAACCACCCAGGGGTGACCGCGCTGGCCACCGCCATGCAGCAGAACCCCCACCTGCGCGTCATCAACCTCAACGACAACACCTTCACCAAGAAGGGCGCCATCGCCATGGCCAAG gccCTGAAGCACCTTCGCAGCATCCAGGTGCTGAATTTCGGGGACTGTCTGGTGCGTTCTGAGGGAGCGGTCGCCATCGCAGAGTCCCTGAGGGAGGGGCTGCCCATTCTCAAG GAGCTGAACCTGTCCTTTGGGGAGGTAGCGGAGGACGCAGCGCTGGCGGTGGCGCGGGCCGTACAGGACAAACCCCACCTGGAGAAACTGGACCTGAACG GTAATTgcctgggggaggagggctGTGAAACACTGAGGGACACCATGGATGGCATGAACATGGGGGATCTTCTGGGATCACTGAG TGAAGATGAAGGGGAACCggaggatgatgatgagggCAGTGAGAGTGaagcggaggaggaggatgaagacgAGGAGGCTGAAGAGGAGGCCGAGCAGGCCAGTGAGGGAGATGTGAGCTCTGAGGAACCCCAGAGCAGG GTGTCCATCTCGGCatcgccccccctctctctggacGTCTCCTCCTTCCTCAGCACGCCCTCCCCTGAGGGGCTGCTCAGACTGGGGCCCAAGAGGGCCCTCCTCATTGAGCAGCAG GTGGACGTAGCAGatgcaggacagacagcagaggcCTTTCTGAAGATCTCCTCTGTGTACAGGGAGGATCCTGAGATAAAGAAGGCTGTGCTGGACAGCGTTG ATGCATTACTGAAGAAGGCCTTCTCCAGCGCGTCCTTCCAGACATACAACTTCATCTCTACCCTGCTCATGATGCTGGGCCTGCTCAAG AGTGAGGAGAGAGTAAAGACTGTGGCCATTGTGCCTGGCCACATGGTGGCGCTGGAGCACGCCGTGCAGCAGGACTACTTCCCCCAGGACCACATCGCTGCACTGGATGACTTCGTGTCTAG tagcaACAAGGCCTTGGACTCGTGCACCAGCCCAAGAAGTGAGCTCAAGGCCACGGTGGAGAGAAGGATCAGCCCTGAATGCTGA